TACCAGTTTTTATACCAGTTTTTATGCCCGTTTGTATATTCTAGTGTCGAGTACCTAGCTTGGTCGAACGGCCTCAAAAACGGTGATGTTTTGGTAAACCAATAAGATTTCCACCCATTTATATGACCCCAAACTCTAAGCTACTCACATTCCAGTAACTAAGGGGGTTAGCTCAACATCAATGAATATGGATGGCTTTGTTGGCGGCTTCTTTGTTGGAGGCTGCAAGCTGCCGAATTCATACTCACCAAGTTTGTCATGCCATTTTCTGGTTAAAGCTGGATTAAAGCAATCGTCGCCAGTTTATGATTTACTTATACTTATTCTAGTGACGTATGTCGCCCGTACTTATTTAGCTTTGCTTAATTAAAATGTTATCTGCTTTATTTATTTTGACTCTGTTTTTAGGTGGCTAAACTTTAATCATTAAATTCCCTTGTTCAATGCCGCTATTTGCCTGTTGGTAGCCTTTCCTATACCTATTCAACTGCTGTTTTGCTAGTTTTTTATTGAGTAGTTACAAATTTAAATATCACTTTTTACCATGCTAATAAAGCAGCTTGCTATGGCATGAATAGAATGAAAAATATTTGGTAACTACTAACGAAAACAATTAAACAATAATAATAGAGGGAAGTTTTATCATGAGTAAATTATCTTTAATTACCTTAGGTATATTGGCAGCCAGTCTAGTGACTAGCTCCATTGTATTAGCCGATGAAACTAGTCGTACTGGAAAAGATAACCTAATGGGTTTTTCCAGTGAAGGTCGGCAATTAGTAAGCATAAAAACTAATGACGGTAATGAATTTGTCGCTGTGGATATCAATGGTCAAGCCTTTGTTGGTGATATTTTATTAGGGGAAACCCAAGAGTTACTAAAACATGGATTAATCATGGTGGATAACTCCCAGCAGGTTTACCAAAGCGATATTAATGCCAATGCTGCTATTATATATCCTAACTCAGGAGCGGTTTGGCCCAATGGGGTTGTGCCGTACGTCATGAGCACTAGTTTATCTAGTTCAGCGCGTAATGCGCTTTATTATGCCATTGATCATTGGAATAATAGTGGTACTGGCATTCAGTTAGTCCCACGAACGAATGAAGGTTCGTATATTAATATGATTAATGCTGGTGGTTGTTACTCAATGATTGGCCGTCAAGGTGGCGTGCAAGATCTTGGTTTAGCTGCAAACTGTGGTAATGGTGCAGCTGTGCATGAAATTGGCCATGCGGTTGGTTTCTATCATGAACAATCGCGAAATGATCGCGATAGCTATCTCACTATTAATTGGAGCAATATTGCCTCTAGCATGCAGTATAACTTCCAAAAAATGGGCTCCGGTGGCATGGACCATGGCAGTTATGACTATTACTCCATCATGCATTATTTTTCTACAGCCTTCAGTATTAATGGTTACCCAACTATGGTGCCGACCGACAGTTCAATTAACTTAAGTGTTATGGGTTTTGCACAAGTCTTAAGTAATAAAGACATCAGTGCTGCTAGCTATTTATACGGAGGCGGAGTAAATCCTTCACTACCTTCAACCCCCAGTGATCTAGTAGCAAGTAAGGTTACTAATCGCTCCTTTAACCTAACCTGGTCGGCTGTGAGTGGTGCCAGTCAATATGATGTCGAGCGCTGGATTGATAATACAGGTTGGATATCAGCAGGGACGAGCACGAGTAATACCATCAATATTTCAGGATTAAGCAACCCAGAGCAGTGGGTGCATGTTAAAGCGAAAAATAATGCCGGAGCGAGTGATTACAGTGATTATATTTATGTGCAACTTACAGACGTTGCCCAATGTGATGGCATTGCCACACCAGTAGCGCCGGTAACCAGCAATATTACCCATTCTGGTTTTACGTTAACTTGGTCTGCCACCACTGGCGCTGATTATTATCAAGTGCAAATATGGGATCAGGCAACGAGTTCTTGGGATTTTTTCGCTAATGTTAACGGCACTAGCTATGATGTAACGGGTTTAACGGAAACAAAAGTCTATGCTCGAATAGTTGCACATAATAATTGTGATGATGAACCACAGATAAGCAGTTGGATCACTATTAGCCTAGCAGCCACTTCATGCACTGCCGCGCCAGCAACACCTACTGGGTTAACCTATAGTAATTCTACTTATGATCAATTTGATGCTAGCTGGAGCCAGGTAGCTGGGGCGACTCGTTATGATGTGCAACTGTGGGATGGTCAGTGGACGGATGCAGCAAGCAGCGCCGATGTTTCAGTAAGTGTTGATAAGCTATACCCTGGCGGTAGCAACTATTTTCAGGTTAGTGCGAGTAATGCATGCGGTAGTAGCAGTTATAGTAATTACATCGCGGTAAATTAAACCTAATTAATAGTTCTGACGGTAACAAGGCCTCTTGTTACCGTTTTTTGTGGTAGTTAAACAAGAGTTAACAGCATAGTTACCCATTTTATTGACCCATGCTAGAAGCTTCATACATTCTAGGCTCCCAGAATAATTCTGTCATAGAGTAGCAGCTTACTTGATGCTAAAGTGTTAGCGCTCTGTGTCCTGCTTGTTTTGAATCTTTAGTGTGTTCATAGGCATTCCACCTTGGCGAGGCCGGTTGGTTTAAGCTTACATACACTGGTGTCTGGGGGATTATTTCCTCTCAGTATCATCAGGCTTCAAAAGCTGAAGATCATCGTATCTGGGTTGCCCGCATTTACCTGGCATTTTCTCTTCGGAAGTCTATTTTTCTGGACGAGACTCAGCGATGGAACAAATAACGGCTGTTATTAATCGCCAATAAGCTTACTCACTGGTAAGCAGGTCTTCGCGAGATAAACTCGTGAAGCTGGCGTCAACTGGAAAAGGAAATGTACATTAGCCAAAACCATTAATAGGCTGGCTATAAGGCTATAAGGCTATAAGGCTATAAGGCTATAAGGCTATAAGGCTATAAGGCTATAAGACTATAAGACTATAAGACTATAAGACTATAAGACTATAAGACTATAAGACTATAAGACTATAAGACTATAAGACTATAAGATCATAAACACTGTTATCTATTTCCTATGGCCGGGCATGCTAAGGATTATGATTAAAAAATTGATAATTTTAATCACGCCGATATAAGTTAACAAGCACAAATAGGTATTAATATTAACCCTAGTCTTGCGTTAGACGAATATAAACTGCGGAGTAAAAAATGATTATTGAAATATTACAATTGAGTTCATGCTTAGCATTAGGATTACTGGTTGGTAGTTTACTTACCGAAGCCATGATTTTAGTGCCCCATTGGCGCACGATGGAGCCAAAAGAGTTTTTAAGCCTACATCATACTCTTGGTCCTAGGCTATTCATGTATTTTGCGCCATTAACTATTTTGGCGACTATTATTCCAGTCTTATCTGGGGTTATGCCGCTTATATTGGGTACAAGTTCACATTGGATTTCGCGAGTACCCGCAATCATTACTCTGATCATGCTAGCGATATATTTTGGCTATTTTAAAGGGGCCAATGAGAGTTTTAAATCTGGAACTGTCGGTGTCGAGGGGCTTGCGGAAGAATTGAAAAAATGGGCTAAATGGCATTGGATAAGGGTTATTCTTGGTATCGTGGCGTTCTTTACATCCCTGTTAGTGATTCTGACCATACCTAACCAATAATAAAGACATTGAAGCCCACGGCTTATTTAAGCGCTCATGGCTAATGGTCGCGGTATGGGGGATGAGTTTATATAGGTATGATTTTCACAGTCCTTGTATAACACGGCTCGCTTTGTCAATGTCGAGGATTATTCCAGTTATAAAAAGTCCATGGGTGGGCCTAAAAAGACATAAAGCGCTCAGATGGGGCTTAAGTATTGGCAAACCATAAACCATAAACCATAAACCATAAACCGTTCGTAGTGATTAAAACCTTCATTCACTTTTGTTCAAAGTGAATGAAGGTCTCACTGATATCTGCTTGAGTTAAATTCCTAAGCTATGCTTTCGCTAGATACTGTTGTAAGGGCTTAGGCTTCAGCTTCAGAAGGCACTAAAAACCTGTTTAATTGCCAGCATCACATTGATGTTTTTACAGGATCTAAAGACGTTTCTGGCTCACTGATTTAACGTTCAGATTCGATAACAGCCTTGATGCCGTGGGGATGAACCTTGATACAGATATCATCTTTCTTAAAGGCTATGGTTGGATTAGCCAAACGTTCATGCTCTCCTTGAGGTGAGCTCATCTTGACCTTTATCTCTGATTGTCCGGATAACACAGGTGCAAGTTGCGGCGCCATTGCTAATAACTGTTGTTCAAGTTCGTCACAAGTTGTGGCCGTGCAAGCTAATACTAGTTCGATATGTTCCCAGCCTTCGACTGGGTATTGCTTGTTACCAGGATAAGGAAGCTCTAGGCAATCAATTTTTATCTGGCCCATGATGAGGGGCTGATTAAGCTCAAAAATCAAGATAGGCCGGCCATTGATGATGTTGTTGGAAATGACTTTACCTTGCTGCTGGAAATAATGACTCAGCGCCTTGGCTGCATCATTTGAATTGACTCTTAGAGCAGCGTGGTCGCAGGTCAACATGAGCTGCTCTAGTCCCAGTTCCTGCAGGAAAATGGTTATTTTGTCGCAAAAAATTGGCCAAGTATCGGTTAATACCTGTGCAGATATAGCGTTTTTCATGCTTAGTGATGATCCCAATAGCAAGGTGCTGGTTAAGGTAAGATCTCGATGGGCGTACCTTCGTCTATGGCGCGCCACAACTCATCCATTTGCGGGTTCGTAATGGCGATGCACCCATCGGTCCAATTGTACTTTTGCGCTTCTTCGGCGCTAAGAGAAGACCTTGGATTCTGACCGTGGATCATTATCTGGCCGCCGGGTTGAATACCTAAGGCGCTGGCGCGTAGCCGATCTTCTTCGTTAGGGTAGGAGATATGTATGGCTCGGTAATAGGCACTATCGAATTTCTTATAGTCTAAGGTATAACGCCCTTCAGGTGTTCTTTGGTCTCCTTCTTGGGTCTTATGACCTCGGGGTCTATCTCCTAGAGCTATGTGGTAGCGTCGTAGCACTTTGCCGTTGCGCATCAAGGCCATGGATGAGGTCGACTTTGTCACCACAACCAGATCTATCTTGCCAATGTTTACCAGCGTGGAACTCGATAATGAGTTTTGCATCGAAGATACCGCAGATACTGGTAAAGATATGCCGGCAAAAAATATCAGTATCGCTACAGAAAAAAATAGGCGCATTGGAAAATAACAGCTCATTAATTATTTGAATATCGTGAGCTTATAATACCTTAATCTGGCAATAAGCACAGGACTTGAGTTATCGGTTTGGTATTGTGATAAATAACGGGCAATACTCGGTTTGTTTGGTTTAAGTATGATCCTATTGGGCCAAGACAAGGTTAGTCGTGATAACATTCTGCGCCTCCAAACTAAACCGATCGAGGAAAGTGAGTTTACATGCATCAAGCGCAATCATCAGATAATGGCGGTTCAATCCGTCATCAACTTCGTCGGATCATATTCGGTACCGATACTCCACTGGGGCGCTATTTTGATATTGCCTTAATTATCAGCATAGTTCTCAGCGTACTTTTGGTGTTTCTGGATACAGTTGCCAGCATTCATGAACAGTATGGCGAGGTTATCAATATTTTAGAGTGGGGATTTACGTTTATCTTCACCCTAGAATATCTATTGAGACTCTATTGCTCCGCTCACCCAATACGCTATGCTCGAAGCTTCTACGGCGTGGTGGACCTTCTTTCAGTAATGCCAAGTTATCTGGCATTATTCTTCCCCGGCGCGAGCTTTACACTGGTTATCAGAATCTTAAGACTGTTTAGAATATTCCGTGTATTTAAATTGTTACGATATCTTAGTGAAGGCAATGTTTTACTCCGGGCTATGCTACAGTCGGGACGCAAAATCTTTCTGTTCTTTTTCTCCGTTAGCCTGATAGTCATGGTACTGAGTGCCGTGATGTTTGTGGTCGAGGGCCCAGAGAATGGTTTTACCTCGATCCCTAAGTCTATCTATTGGACGATAGTGACCATTACTACTGTCGGCTACGGTGATATTACCCCAGGAACCAACTTGGGACAGGCTATTGCTGCTCTGACCATGTTGCTCGGTTATTCCATCATAGCGATCCCTACCGGAATATTAACCGCAGAGATCTCTCAAGAGATAAGTCGCAGTAAAGATCTACGTCGTTGCAGTAACTGCTTGAAGAATGGTCATGAAAATGACGCTGTCTTTTGTGACCACTGCGGCAGTGAATTGGAAAGAGAACTTTAATGATTTTGGTTTTGATTATGCGTTCAAACTTCTGTGATCATTGCGGTAGCGAGTTAGAAAGTAGCTTTAATCGTCTTATTTGCCATGAGAATGGTGAGTTCAATCTTCTATGAACATTGTGCTAGTGAGTTAGATAGTGCATTCCAATAGCTAGATGAAAAGATGTAAGTCCAGTTAATTTAATACCT
This portion of the Shewanella violacea DSS12 genome encodes:
- a CDS encoding M12 family metallopeptidase; translated protein: MSKLSLITLGILAASLVTSSIVLADETSRTGKDNLMGFSSEGRQLVSIKTNDGNEFVAVDINGQAFVGDILLGETQELLKHGLIMVDNSQQVYQSDINANAAIIYPNSGAVWPNGVVPYVMSTSLSSSARNALYYAIDHWNNSGTGIQLVPRTNEGSYINMINAGGCYSMIGRQGGVQDLGLAANCGNGAAVHEIGHAVGFYHEQSRNDRDSYLTINWSNIASSMQYNFQKMGSGGMDHGSYDYYSIMHYFSTAFSINGYPTMVPTDSSINLSVMGFAQVLSNKDISAASYLYGGGVNPSLPSTPSDLVASKVTNRSFNLTWSAVSGASQYDVERWIDNTGWISAGTSTSNTINISGLSNPEQWVHVKAKNNAGASDYSDYIYVQLTDVAQCDGIATPVAPVTSNITHSGFTLTWSATTGADYYQVQIWDQATSSWDFFANVNGTSYDVTGLTETKVYARIVAHNNCDDEPQISSWITISLAATSCTAAPATPTGLTYSNSTYDQFDASWSQVAGATRYDVQLWDGQWTDAASSADVSVSVDKLYPGGSNYFQVSASNACGSSSYSNYIAVN
- a CDS encoding VOC family protein; translated protein: MKNAISAQVLTDTWPIFCDKITIFLQELGLEQLMLTCDHAALRVNSNDAAKALSHYFQQQGKVISNNIINGRPILIFELNQPLIMGQIKIDCLELPYPGNKQYPVEGWEHIELVLACTATTCDELEQQLLAMAPQLAPVLSGQSEIKVKMSSPQGEHERLANPTIAFKKDDICIKVHPHGIKAVIESER
- a CDS encoding L,D-transpeptidase family protein — translated: MQNSLSSSTLVNIGKIDLVVVTKSTSSMALMRNGKVLRRYHIALGDRPRGHKTQEGDQRTPEGRYTLDYKKFDSAYYRAIHISYPNEEDRLRASALGIQPGGQIMIHGQNPRSSLSAEEAQKYNWTDGCIAITNPQMDELWRAIDEGTPIEILP
- a CDS encoding ion transporter, producing MHQAQSSDNGGSIRHQLRRIIFGTDTPLGRYFDIALIISIVLSVLLVFLDTVASIHEQYGEVINILEWGFTFIFTLEYLLRLYCSAHPIRYARSFYGVVDLLSVMPSYLALFFPGASFTLVIRILRLFRIFRVFKLLRYLSEGNVLLRAMLQSGRKIFLFFFSVSLIVMVLSAVMFVVEGPENGFTSIPKSIYWTIVTITTVGYGDITPGTNLGQAIAALTMLLGYSIIAIPTGILTAEISQEISRSKDLRRCSNCLKNGHENDAVFCDHCGSELEREL